The genomic DNA GAAGTGTTGAGCGAAGTGCGTGGCCAGGTTGGCTTCATTACCCTGAACCGCCCGCGTGCGCTCAACGCGTTGTCGCTGGGCATGGTGCGTGACCTGATGGGCATCCTGCTGGCCTGGCAGAACGATGCGCGGGTGCTGGCGGTGGCGATTCGCGGCAGCAACAAGGAGGGCCCGTTCGGTGCCTTCTGCGCGGGCGGCGACATCCGCTTCCTGCACCAGGCGGGCAGCCAGGGTAACCCCCTGCTGGAAGACTTCTTCACCGAGGAATACGCGCTCAACCACCTGATCCACAACTACGGCAAGCCCTACATCGCGTTCATGGACGGCATCGTGATGGGCGGCGGCATGGGCATCAGCCAGGGGGCAGCGCTGCGGGTGGTGACCGAGCGCACCAAGATGGCGATGCCCGAGACGGCCATCGGCCTGTTCCCTGACGTGGGCGGCGGCTACTTCCTCTCGCGCTGCCCCGGCCGCGTGGGCGAGTGGCTGGCCCTCACGGGCGACACCATCGGCGCGGGTGATGCCATCGAAAACCAGTTGGCGGATGGCTGCCTGCCCTCGGACCAGCAATCCGCCGTGTGGGAGGCGCTGGGGGCCGGGGGTTTTGCGGATGGCCCTGCAGTCCGTGACTACGTTGCTTCCAAATTCATAGCTGTCAGCGCACACCAGTCAAGCGCTAGAACCCAGATTGACCAATATTTCTCGTTGCCCAGCGTGGGCGAGATCGTCGCTGCGCTCGAGGCGGCCGACACCGACTGGGCGCGTGCCACGGCGGCCACGCTGCGCAAGCGCTCGCCGCTGATGCTGCACGTGGTGCTCGAGCAGATCCGGCGTGCGCGCGGCATGGGCCTGGCCGACGACCTGCGCATGGAGCGCGACATGGTGCGCCACTGCTTCTTCCTGCGCCCTGGCCAGAGCGAGACGGTGGAGGGCATCCGCGCCCTGGCCGTGGACAAGGACCATGCGCCGAAGTGGAACCCTGGCCGCATCGAGGACGTGGCGCCCGCGATGGTGGCACCGTTCTTCGCCAGCCCCTGGCCCGCGCACGCGCACCCGCTGGCGGCCCTGGGCTGACCTGGATTGAACTGACCTGAACTGAACCCAGGCCGGTGCGAACGCTAGTGTCCCGAGTTGGAAGTTACTTTATGAACCGAATTTCTAACTCGGGACACTAGAGCTGCAGCTGCCGGTATACCGCCGTGGCCAGCGCGAGCAATTCCGCGCGCGATAGCTGTCCGCTGAGCGCGTAGCCAAAGCTTCCCTCGGTCCAGTAGAAACCGGGCACGGGGCCTTCCTGCGTGAACTGGAAGGCCGCTGCCGCCGTGGCCGTGGTGGCGGGCGGGTTGTCGTGCGGCGGTGGCGCACCGTGGCGAGAAAGCGCCGTGGTGGCCGTGGGGGCGAGTGCGCCCAGGTACAGCGTGATGCGCTGGCCCGCAGCATTCTGGTACATGAACTGCGCACGCGCCCCGGTGTCGCCCGGCAGCAGGCGGCCTCCCACCAGCTCATAGCCTTGCGGGGCGAGCACGGGCACCTTCAGCGGCTTGCCCAGCCGCTTGGAGAGCCACTGCACCAGATGCTCCTGCTGCGACGCGGTGACTTCCACCGGATGGCGGACCTCCGGCTGGTAGACCGCATGGGCCACGGCGGCCTGCTGGGCAAAGCGCTGCGCCGGCGCCGTGGCCAGCAGCGCTGCCGCATCGCCCGCCAGAGGCTGGTGGCCCGCGGCCGGGCCGCCTGCCCACTGGCCACGCCCCGCCCACCCCAGCGCGAAGGCCAGCAGCACCGACGCGGCCAGGCCGCCCCAGCGCCACCACTGTGCCTGCCGTTCCTGGTGTCCCGCGGCGCGCAACGCAGCGGCCAGCAACGCATCGGGCACGGCGGCATGGAGCAGATCCTGGTGCAGTGCCTGCAGCTGATCGCGCCCCTGTTGCCAATGGGCGATGGCATCGCGCGCGGCCTCGTTGCCTTCCAGTTGCTGGCGCAAGGCTGCGGCCTGCGCGGCCGGGAGGCGGCCGTCCGCCAGGGCGTGCCAGGCGGGATCGTCTTCGGGGAGGGGCGGGGCGTGGGAGCGCGGTTCCATGGCAGTGTCGCGGGTCGTCGTCATTTCAGGCGGCGCAGCGCCGGGGGCTGGGACTGGGTCTGTGGGGCGGCTGCCGCCGTGGCTGGTGAGGGGGATGGCGCAGGCACCGATGTGCGCTCCATCAGTACCCGCAGCCGGGCGCGGGCGCGCGACAGCCGTGACATCACCGTGCCCACGGGGACGGCCAGGATGCGGGCCGTGTCCTCGTAGCTCATGTCCTCCATGGCCACCAGCAGCAGCACGGCCCGCTGGTCCGCGGGCAGGCGCTGCAGGCAGCGTTCCAGGTCCAGCGCGTCGTCCGAGGGCACCGGCGCGCCGGGCAACTGGTCGCGGACGTCCTCGATGTCCAGCGGCGCCAGCGCTGGCATCGCGCGGCGCTGGTTGAGATAGAGGTTGTGCATGAGCGTGAAAAGCCATGCGCGCAGGTCGCTGCCGGTGCGCCACAGCAGCCATTTGCTGCAGGCGCGCTCCAGCGTGTCCTGCACGAGGTCGTCGGCCGCCCAGGCATCACCTGTCAGCACCCGGGCATAGCGGCGCAGGCCTGGCAACTGCTCGACAACCTGAGTGCGGTTCATGGCGCGGTGGGATGGGCGCGCTCGCCCTCAGGGGCGGGCAGTGCGCCAGACCTGGTTCACGCCGTCGCCGGTCCTGTCGCCGGGTTTGGTGTCCTTGACCCAGTAGTACAGCGGCTTGCCCTTGTAGGCCAGCTGGGTCTTGCCGTCATCACGGGTCACGATGCTGTAGTCGCCGCCCGGCGCCGGGCTGGCCATGAGCGGGGGCCAGTTGGTGGCGCAGGGCCCGTTGCAGACTGATTTGCCGCTGCCTGCCGCGTCGCGGTCAAAGGTGTAGAGCGTCATGCCGCCCGCGCCGACGAGCACGCCGTCCACGGTTTTCACGGGCGAGTCGGCCATGGAGGCGCAGCCCGCCATACCGGCAACGGCGATGAATGCTGCCGCCATCGAGACAAATTTCTTCATGGGTTTCTCCAGAGTGGGTGCAGGCGGCGCGAATGCGGCCTTGCACCGGGACAAACACATGGGCACCGTGGTTTATTCCACGCCGCCGCAAAAAAACCGGCCGGGCTGGCATCGATGTGGCGCTTCCCGGCCCGATGGCGCGCAGGCTAGCGGTTTCTGCTCTTCATGGCGCGCTCGACCTCGCGCTTGCCTTCGCGGTCCTTGATGGTATCGCGCTTGTCGTGCTCGGCCTTGCCCTTGGCCAGGGCGATCTCGCATTTCACGAAGCCGTTCTTCCAGTG from Acidovorax sp. A79 includes the following:
- a CDS encoding anti-sigma factor is translated as MEPRSHAPPLPEDDPAWHALADGRLPAAQAAALRQQLEGNEAARDAIAHWQQGRDQLQALHQDLLHAAVPDALLAAALRAAGHQERQAQWWRWGGLAASVLLAFALGWAGRGQWAGGPAAGHQPLAGDAAALLATAPAQRFAQQAAVAHAVYQPEVRHPVEVTASQQEHLVQWLSKRLGKPLKVPVLAPQGYELVGGRLLPGDTGARAQFMYQNAAGQRITLYLGALAPTATTALSRHGAPPPHDNPPATTATAAAAFQFTQEGPVPGFYWTEGSFGYALSGQLSRAELLALATAVYRQLQL
- a CDS encoding enoyl-CoA hydratase/isomerase family protein — its product is MTETVVSEVLSEVRGQVGFITLNRPRALNALSLGMVRDLMGILLAWQNDARVLAVAIRGSNKEGPFGAFCAGGDIRFLHQAGSQGNPLLEDFFTEEYALNHLIHNYGKPYIAFMDGIVMGGGMGISQGAALRVVTERTKMAMPETAIGLFPDVGGGYFLSRCPGRVGEWLALTGDTIGAGDAIENQLADGCLPSDQQSAVWEALGAGGFADGPAVRDYVASKFIAVSAHQSSARTQIDQYFSLPSVGEIVAALEAADTDWARATAATLRKRSPLMLHVVLEQIRRARGMGLADDLRMERDMVRHCFFLRPGQSETVEGIRALAVDKDHAPKWNPGRIEDVAPAMVAPFFASPWPAHAHPLAALG
- a CDS encoding sigma-70 family RNA polymerase sigma factor — encoded protein: MNRTQVVEQLPGLRRYARVLTGDAWAADDLVQDTLERACSKWLLWRTGSDLRAWLFTLMHNLYLNQRRAMPALAPLDIEDVRDQLPGAPVPSDDALDLERCLQRLPADQRAVLLLVAMEDMSYEDTARILAVPVGTVMSRLSRARARLRVLMERTSVPAPSPSPATAAAAPQTQSQPPALRRLK